A window of the Bdellovibrionales bacterium genome harbors these coding sequences:
- a CDS encoding M20/M25/M40 family metallo-hydrolase: MDFLEAAQKIISIESTPTQGTVEVVYFLKKLAEGMGFTVKVVEEVSGGVSQANIVITPNARPQALMLQNHLDTIDPGSFALWTKTGFNPFQASIRGGHIYGLGSADVKLDFLCKLFAMKKTDWNPLKSSVALLGTFGEEQHMRGAIKAVRERLVKPTLALIGEPTDLNIVYASKGIARIEIIIPYKGRVIDEWGEDEVTGSSQSKIFQGRAAHSSNPELGENAVVKMLEYLLQLPKTISLLNIDGGLSFNTIPTQAALEFDLDTNKVDDRPQKIRAIYEKVKQLEGEFKKFPDAAFEPPNPTINIGMIRTNEDHILITGAVRWSSHISETQYTQWMAELGAVCKKQNAVFRVLDVKKPFHTSKSDFAQLCLKEIQTTFPAATLKTVPVTNEANVFSKLGFECLVFGPGHRQNNSHTPEEHVSLADLQIAEDFYCRVIQRICS; the protein is encoded by the coding sequence TTGGATTTTTTAGAGGCGGCTCAAAAAATTATTTCGATCGAGAGCACTCCCACACAGGGGACGGTGGAGGTCGTTTATTTTTTAAAGAAGCTCGCCGAGGGCATGGGGTTTACCGTAAAAGTAGTGGAAGAGGTGTCTGGCGGTGTGTCGCAAGCTAACATTGTGATTACACCCAACGCGCGTCCGCAAGCACTCATGTTACAAAACCATTTAGATACGATTGATCCAGGGTCTTTTGCACTATGGACGAAGACGGGATTTAATCCTTTTCAAGCCTCCATACGCGGTGGCCATATCTATGGGCTTGGAAGCGCGGATGTAAAGCTCGATTTTTTATGTAAGCTTTTTGCGATGAAAAAGACCGATTGGAATCCATTAAAATCTTCCGTGGCATTACTTGGGACTTTTGGTGAAGAGCAACACATGCGTGGTGCGATCAAGGCGGTTCGCGAACGCTTGGTCAAGCCCACTTTGGCCCTCATCGGGGAGCCTACGGATCTCAATATTGTTTACGCCAGCAAGGGCATAGCGCGAATCGAAATTATTATACCTTATAAAGGCCGCGTGATTGATGAGTGGGGCGAAGACGAAGTGACAGGATCATCGCAAAGTAAAATCTTTCAGGGGCGAGCCGCGCACTCATCGAATCCTGAGCTCGGAGAAAATGCCGTCGTCAAAATGTTGGAATATCTTCTACAGCTTCCCAAGACAATTTCACTTTTAAACATCGACGGAGGCTTAAGTTTTAACACTATCCCTACGCAAGCAGCACTGGAATTCGATCTTGACACTAATAAAGTAGATGATCGCCCTCAGAAGATTCGCGCGATCTACGAAAAGGTGAAGCAGCTTGAGGGTGAGTTTAAAAAATTCCCCGATGCGGCTTTTGAGCCGCCGAATCCAACGATTAATATCGGAATGATTCGTACAAACGAAGATCATATATTAATCACAGGAGCCGTGCGCTGGTCTTCCCACATTTCCGAGACTCAGTACACGCAGTGGATGGCGGAACTTGGCGCGGTTTGTAAAAAACAAAATGCTGTTTTTCGTGTCCTCGATGTAAAAAAACCGTTTCACACTTCCAAGAGCGATTTTGCTCAGCTGTGTCTCAAGGAAATTCAAACGACGTTTCCCGCGGCCACATTGAAAACAGTCCCAGTCACTAACGAAGCGAATGTCTTTAGTAAGCTGGGATTTGAATGTCTCGTTTTCGGACCGGGGCATCGCCAAAACAATTCACACACTCCAGAGGAGCATGTCAGTCTGGCGGACCTCCAAATCGCCGAAGATTTTTACTGTAGAGTGATTCAAAGGATTTGCTCATGA
- a CDS encoding aminotransferase class III-fold pyridoxal phosphate-dependent enzyme encodes MSVFAEKVNQKSIQDHIQKIVSEIGKSVEDIKAVRPPQPEFAETFKHEMDEIAGFRGRPLYWSYISSGLGRGPYVLLKDGSVKLDLINGIGVHVLGHSHPKVLQASLEGSIKDVVNQGHLQIGEEYVQISKKLVNMAKGSRLKHVWLSTCGTMANENALKMARQKNSPAKYIVGMENAFSGRSTMMAELTDNPEYKQGLPDYNEVLRIPFYDKFDPKSADKSLQAMKAHIDKYKGQIAAFSFEPMLGEGGYRSAPLSFFQPIFEECRKNNIAIWADEVQTFLRTGEAFAFQTLGFSEYVDLCTIAKTAQIGATLYTSEYNPKPGLIAGTFAGATVAMSAGIAVLNEVDDGTYFGENGKIQKIHKTFVSELNKLAQGSCKGLLEDPDGLGLMVAVTPFSGDKEKVNQLVKVMFKNGLMGYTCGKKPVRIRFLVPAIIEEKDIQAAAAILEKSILEIAKG; translated from the coding sequence ATTGTGAGTGAAATCGGTAAATCCGTCGAGGACATTAAAGCCGTTCGCCCACCCCAGCCCGAATTCGCAGAGACCTTTAAGCACGAGATGGACGAGATCGCGGGATTTCGTGGGCGGCCACTTTACTGGTCCTACATTAGCTCAGGCTTAGGACGTGGACCCTACGTGTTATTAAAAGACGGAAGTGTTAAATTAGATTTGATTAACGGGATTGGTGTTCACGTGTTGGGCCACTCTCATCCTAAAGTTCTCCAGGCGTCTCTCGAGGGCTCGATCAAAGATGTCGTGAATCAAGGGCACTTACAAATCGGAGAAGAGTACGTACAGATCTCTAAAAAATTAGTGAACATGGCCAAGGGAAGTCGCCTTAAACACGTTTGGCTATCAACGTGCGGAACTATGGCCAACGAAAACGCGCTGAAGATGGCGCGACAAAAAAACTCTCCCGCAAAATACATTGTAGGAATGGAAAACGCTTTTTCGGGCCGCTCGACAATGATGGCGGAACTGACAGATAATCCCGAGTACAAACAGGGCCTACCCGATTACAACGAAGTTCTGCGAATTCCTTTTTACGATAAATTTGATCCCAAAAGTGCCGATAAATCTTTGCAAGCAATGAAGGCTCATATCGATAAGTACAAAGGGCAAATTGCAGCATTTTCTTTTGAGCCGATGCTTGGAGAAGGTGGTTATCGATCGGCTCCCCTGAGTTTCTTTCAACCGATCTTTGAGGAGTGCCGAAAAAACAATATCGCCATTTGGGCCGATGAAGTTCAAACATTTCTGCGCACGGGTGAAGCTTTTGCGTTTCAAACATTGGGATTTTCGGAATACGTCGATCTCTGCACAATAGCAAAAACCGCACAGATTGGTGCCACATTATACACGTCCGAGTACAACCCCAAACCTGGTTTGATTGCGGGCACCTTTGCCGGGGCCACCGTCGCGATGAGCGCGGGTATCGCCGTTCTCAATGAAGTCGATGATGGAACGTATTTTGGCGAAAATGGAAAAATTCAAAAGATCCACAAAACGTTTGTTTCTGAACTTAACAAGTTGGCTCAGGGAAGCTGCAAAGGGCTTCTTGAAGATCCAGATGGCTTGGGCTTGATGGTCGCAGTGACTCCTTTTTCTGGAGATAAAGAGAAGGTCAATCAGCTGGTAAAGGTGATGTTCAAGAATGGTCTTATGGGCTACACCTGCGGAAAAAAACCAGTGCGTATCCGTTTCCTCGTCCCCGCAATTATCGAAGAAAAAGATATTCAAGCGGCGGCAGCCATTCTCGAAAAGTCTATTCTCGAGATAGCGAAGGGATAA